One genomic segment of Rhizobium sp. 11515TR includes these proteins:
- a CDS encoding helix-turn-helix domain-containing protein has translation MDSLIVAAAQALAAGDVLGALKRVALRDDAPALALRGIAMAQLGDLSRAKTLLKNAARAFGPREAVARARCVVAEAEIALVSRDLGWPEKALETARVALEKHGDRINTAHARNLQIRRLLLIGHLDEAECLMAKLDPSPLPPAARASHELAVAGIAIRRLRIEPARAALMRAAEAAQKAGIPALIVEVQDAARILDEPAARLVARGSERLLSLDEVEMLLASDALVVDACRNVVRRAGDIISLASRPVLFALARVLAEAAPGDAPRALLLSRAFRARHADESHRARLRVEVGRLRAALEPLAEIRATAEGFVLAPRLAGDVVVLAPPVEVEHASVLALLSDGEAWSSSALSVALSTSPRTVQRALDALAVAGMVQSVGNGRACRWMMPPAVGFPTTLLLPRPLPSD, from the coding sequence ATGGACTCGCTGATCGTCGCGGCTGCCCAGGCGCTCGCTGCCGGAGATGTGCTGGGGGCGCTGAAGCGCGTCGCATTGCGCGACGATGCTCCGGCGCTGGCGCTTCGCGGCATTGCTATGGCGCAGCTCGGCGATCTCTCCCGCGCCAAGACCCTTCTGAAGAATGCGGCGCGCGCCTTCGGTCCCCGCGAGGCCGTGGCCCGCGCTCGCTGCGTGGTGGCCGAGGCGGAGATCGCCCTTGTCTCACGCGACCTTGGCTGGCCGGAAAAGGCACTGGAGACGGCGCGGGTCGCTCTCGAAAAACATGGCGACCGTATCAATACCGCCCATGCCCGCAATCTCCAGATACGCCGCCTGCTACTCATCGGTCATCTCGACGAGGCGGAGTGCTTGATGGCCAAGCTCGACCCATCGCCACTGCCGCCGGCCGCAAGGGCAAGTCATGAGCTGGCGGTCGCCGGCATTGCCATCCGCCGCCTGCGTATCGAGCCGGCACGTGCCGCTCTGATGCGTGCGGCGGAAGCGGCACAGAAGGCAGGAATCCCAGCACTCATCGTCGAGGTACAGGATGCGGCGCGCATACTCGACGAGCCGGCCGCGCGCCTGGTCGCGCGGGGGAGCGAGAGATTGCTGTCGCTGGATGAGGTCGAGATGCTTCTGGCGTCCGATGCCTTGGTTGTGGACGCCTGCCGCAACGTCGTGCGCCGCGCTGGAGACATCATATCGCTTGCGAGCAGGCCCGTGCTTTTTGCCCTTGCGCGCGTGCTCGCCGAAGCAGCTCCCGGCGACGCGCCGCGGGCGCTGTTGCTTTCCCGCGCGTTCCGCGCCCGCCATGCCGACGAATCCCACAGGGCGCGGCTGCGTGTGGAGGTCGGCAGGCTTCGCGCCGCCTTGGAGCCGCTCGCCGAGATCCGAGCGACGGCGGAAGGTTTCGTGCTGGCGCCTCGGCTGGCAGGTGATGTCGTCGTGCTGGCGCCGCCGGTCGAGGTCGAGCATGCCTCCGTGCTTGCCCTGCTCTCGGATGGCGAGGCCTGGTCGAGTTCGGCATTGTCGGTTGCGCTGTCGACAAGCCCGCGTACGGTGCAGCGTGCGCTCGACGCGCTTGCGGTTGCAGGCATGGTGCAAAGCGTCGGCAACGGACGGGCCTGCCGCTGGATGATGCCGCCCGCCGTCGGCTTCCCGACAACATTGTTACTCCCGAGACCGCTGCCGAGCGACTAG
- a CDS encoding Vgb family protein, whose product MKKSQAEIIREYGPFANAPRVNGVTFDGQHVWFASGEKLHALNPESGEQVRTIDVASHAGTAFDGRYLYQIAEDQIHKVDPETGKIVSTIPAPGHGGDSGLAWSEGSLWVGQHRGRKIYEIDPETGAIRRTIESNRIVTGVTWVDGELWHGTWEGDESDVRRVNPMTGEVLERLEMPEGTGVSGLESDGKDRFYAGGGGSGKLRAIRRPR is encoded by the coding sequence ATGAAAAAGTCACAAGCGGAAATCATTCGCGAATATGGCCCTTTCGCCAATGCGCCGCGCGTAAACGGCGTCACCTTCGATGGTCAGCACGTCTGGTTCGCCTCCGGCGAGAAGCTGCACGCCCTCAACCCCGAAAGCGGCGAGCAGGTGCGCACGATCGACGTCGCCTCGCACGCCGGCACCGCCTTTGACGGCCGTTATCTGTACCAGATCGCCGAGGATCAGATTCATAAGGTCGACCCGGAAACCGGCAAGATAGTCTCCACGATACCGGCGCCCGGCCACGGCGGCGATTCAGGCCTTGCCTGGAGCGAGGGCAGCCTGTGGGTCGGCCAGCATCGCGGCCGCAAGATCTATGAAATCGATCCCGAAACGGGCGCCATCCGGCGCACCATCGAATCCAATCGAATCGTCACGGGCGTGACATGGGTAGATGGTGAGTTATGGCACGGCACCTGGGAAGGCGACGAAAGCGATGTCCGCCGTGTCAATCCGATGACCGGCGAGGTTTTGGAGCGGCTGGAAATGCCGGAGGGTACCGGCGTTTCCGGCCTCGAATCCGACGGCAAGGACCGGTTCTATGCCGGCGGTGGCGGTAGCGGCAAACTGCGCGCCATCCGCCGTCCGCGCTGA